The following proteins come from a genomic window of Gimesia chilikensis:
- a CDS encoding TolC family protein, with protein MIRSRLIRFCMVLPCSCLVSCAHFGETQVTDHKTPAKMDVAQQEDAPKSLKKMVRKNVSKSNQPADASRTEVADNLRSQQTEKDIVISLDDISSDDDPLLQTGFEPKSTTIPPAPTTGSGDKTPAEPDLIAMTLDLDSLLQMAMESNPTLAEATAVVYKAEGIKTQVGLRPNPVFGYSGNEIGNDGRAGQQGAFFSQTYVRGNKLQLNQDVAHHDVQSLSWELEAQRFRVSNDVKSQFYATLGAQKRQEITLKLEKVAEAGVEIAQSLYKSGQAAQPDILQAEVQLGEVRILRQNAEYDLESAKQQLASLVGTPDLSHYNFTGELDVNSVKWNWDEAYNNLVANSPEIQAACARVNRARAQISRQEVQAMPNLLAQIGAAHDNATGSDIANVQIALPIPIFNRNQGNIATANSEYNRSVKEVERLQLSLKVELSKAYRDYKKSLKQVERYREDILPLAQKNLDLTTQGYESQQFDFLRVLTARRTYFETNINYVNSLINLRQSEVRVNGMVLSGGLNSVQDISQGVGGTSNRGQALSGQ; from the coding sequence ATGATTCGTTCACGACTGATCCGGTTCTGCATGGTACTGCCATGCTCTTGCTTAGTGTCCTGCGCCCATTTCGGCGAGACGCAGGTCACTGATCACAAAACTCCTGCCAAAATGGATGTTGCCCAGCAGGAAGACGCTCCCAAATCGCTCAAAAAGATGGTTAGAAAGAATGTCTCAAAGTCAAATCAGCCAGCTGATGCTTCCCGTACAGAAGTCGCCGACAACCTCAGATCTCAACAGACTGAAAAGGACATCGTCATTTCGCTCGACGACATTTCCAGCGACGACGATCCACTCCTGCAAACCGGTTTCGAACCCAAAAGCACAACAATCCCCCCTGCCCCTACAACGGGATCAGGAGACAAGACTCCGGCAGAACCGGATCTGATCGCCATGACTCTCGATCTAGACAGCCTATTGCAGATGGCGATGGAATCAAACCCCACACTCGCGGAAGCCACCGCGGTCGTCTATAAAGCCGAAGGGATCAAAACCCAGGTCGGTCTGCGTCCCAACCCCGTCTTTGGTTATTCCGGTAACGAAATTGGAAATGATGGCAGAGCCGGTCAGCAGGGAGCCTTTTTCAGCCAGACCTACGTTCGCGGCAACAAACTGCAACTCAACCAGGATGTCGCCCACCACGATGTTCAATCGCTCTCCTGGGAACTGGAAGCGCAGCGATTTCGCGTCAGCAACGATGTCAAGTCGCAGTTCTACGCCACCCTCGGTGCCCAGAAGCGGCAGGAAATCACTTTGAAATTGGAGAAAGTCGCGGAAGCCGGTGTCGAAATTGCTCAGTCGCTCTATAAATCAGGACAGGCTGCCCAGCCTGATATTCTGCAGGCCGAAGTCCAGTTGGGAGAAGTCCGTATCCTCCGTCAGAACGCCGAGTACGATCTTGAATCTGCCAAGCAGCAGCTGGCAAGTCTCGTCGGTACGCCCGACCTGTCTCACTATAATTTCACCGGAGAACTCGACGTTAACTCCGTGAAATGGAACTGGGACGAAGCCTACAACAATCTCGTCGCCAACAGCCCGGAAATCCAGGCAGCTTGTGCACGCGTCAATCGGGCCCGCGCTCAGATCTCCCGTCAGGAAGTTCAGGCCATGCCGAACCTCCTCGCCCAGATCGGTGCCGCTCATGACAACGCCACCGGCTCTGATATCGCAAACGTCCAGATCGCCCTCCCCATTCCAATCTTCAACCGCAACCAGGGGAATATTGCAACAGCCAACTCCGAATACAACCGCTCTGTCAAAGAAGTTGAACGTCTGCAGCTCTCTCTCAAAGTCGAACTCTCCAAGGCTTACCGCGACTACAAGAAATCGCTGAAACAGGTCGAACGTTATCGGGAAGACATCCTGCCCCTCGCTCAGAAAAACCTCGATCTCACCACCCAGGGTTACGAAAGCCAGCAGTTTGACTTCCTGCGTGTCTTAACCGCACGTCGCACGTACTTCGAAACCAACATCAACTATGTCAACTCGCTGATCAACCTGCGACAGTCCGAAGTCCGCGTGAACGGCATGGTCCTCTCTGGTGGTTTAAACAGTGTTCAGGACATCTCACAAGGCGTGGGTGGCACCAGCAACCGCGGACAGGCTTTGAGCGGACAATAA
- a CDS encoding SulP family inorganic anion transporter, with translation MKKLIEGLKHFQNHVLWERREQYERSAQSQKPQAFLITCSDSHVLPDIFMQADPGNLFVTRNAVNLVHPCDGPIGEMATIEYAVSALGVTDIIICGHYDCGSVRAILHPEKAVNLCKTNEWLARVAETSETIRREHPSIEGVALWNKAVERNVLLQVENLAKHPAVAAALTAGTLHLHAWVLRFETGDVLAYDQASKAFAPLAETPVVHADRPDSETSSRSPENMGSPKASRVAKPPKWFEVLKSDIPSSLVVFMVALPLCLAIAKACGVPAEVGLITGIIGGILVGLIAGSPLQVSGPAAGLIVILLDIVEKQGIGMLGVVVFLAGLIQFAAGLLRLGQWFRAVSPAVILGMLAGIGAVIFSQQFHVALDDAPDRNPLVNFVNIPRALTHVFVGHDGHPGHLSAALVGAATLLILVFWKRIVPEKLRAVPAVIVSIVVVTAVSAFLALPIERVEFDSLGAAVKWVNFGSLPEILTSPSVWKVALIVAFVTSAQTLLTAAAVDRMHQGPRTRYDRELAAQGVGNAICGLMGALPMAGVIVRSSANVDAGARTRWSAVFHGAWLLIFALLFPQLLRMLPTSALAALLVLTGVKLLGIRAIRALWQESRSEGIICVVTACAVVTLDLLTGVLVGIGFSIIKLIYTFSRLSISHRCDPDGDRRTLVLEGSATFIRLPKLAAALEAVPSGTVLHIDLKGLSYIDHACFQHLMDWEKQHQATGGALVLDWDTLHARFHSSPPRPPQSSNFQQFEDNVGGDDCEWSRAA, from the coding sequence ATGAAGAAACTAATTGAGGGGCTGAAACATTTCCAGAACCATGTCTTGTGGGAACGACGTGAACAATACGAGCGGAGCGCCCAGAGCCAAAAACCACAAGCGTTTCTGATTACGTGCTCGGACTCCCACGTCCTTCCCGATATCTTTATGCAGGCTGATCCAGGGAACTTATTCGTTACACGGAATGCGGTCAATTTGGTTCATCCGTGCGATGGTCCGATCGGTGAAATGGCTACGATCGAATACGCCGTTTCCGCACTTGGTGTGACTGACATCATTATCTGCGGGCATTATGATTGCGGTTCAGTTCGTGCAATCCTGCACCCGGAAAAAGCAGTCAATCTGTGCAAGACGAACGAGTGGCTAGCCCGAGTCGCTGAGACTAGCGAGACGATCCGGAGGGAACACCCCAGTATAGAAGGAGTTGCCTTGTGGAACAAAGCAGTCGAGCGGAACGTACTCTTACAGGTCGAAAACCTGGCGAAACATCCAGCGGTCGCTGCTGCTTTGACTGCCGGCACCCTTCATCTGCACGCCTGGGTCTTGCGATTCGAAACAGGAGACGTGCTCGCCTACGATCAAGCAAGCAAAGCCTTCGCGCCGTTAGCGGAGACGCCGGTTGTCCACGCGGACCGGCCTGATTCTGAAACGAGTTCACGGTCGCCCGAAAACATGGGATCGCCGAAGGCTTCGCGAGTCGCTAAGCCTCCGAAATGGTTCGAGGTACTTAAGAGCGACATTCCATCTTCATTGGTGGTCTTTATGGTTGCCCTACCGTTGTGCCTGGCTATTGCCAAGGCCTGCGGTGTTCCAGCGGAAGTCGGTCTGATCACCGGCATCATCGGCGGAATTCTGGTAGGATTGATTGCCGGCAGCCCATTGCAGGTGAGCGGGCCCGCGGCGGGGCTCATTGTTATCCTGCTCGACATTGTCGAGAAACAGGGTATCGGGATGTTAGGAGTCGTTGTATTTCTGGCTGGATTGATTCAATTCGCCGCTGGACTCCTGCGGCTCGGACAGTGGTTTCGAGCCGTGTCACCCGCTGTCATACTTGGCATGCTGGCGGGAATAGGGGCCGTCATTTTCTCCCAGCAGTTCCATGTCGCGTTGGACGATGCTCCCGACCGAAATCCATTGGTGAACTTCGTGAACATTCCACGGGCTCTGACGCATGTTTTCGTCGGCCACGATGGGCACCCGGGGCACCTTTCTGCTGCCCTCGTTGGTGCCGCCACGCTGCTCATTCTGGTGTTCTGGAAGAGGATCGTTCCGGAAAAACTCAGGGCGGTACCGGCTGTCATCGTGTCGATCGTTGTTGTAACGGCTGTTTCCGCCTTCCTGGCGCTACCCATTGAGAGGGTCGAGTTTGACAGTTTGGGAGCGGCTGTCAAATGGGTTAATTTTGGTTCGCTCCCAGAGATTCTCACTAGTCCATCGGTTTGGAAGGTTGCACTGATAGTCGCCTTCGTCACGAGTGCACAAACACTTTTGACTGCCGCCGCCGTCGATCGAATGCATCAAGGCCCTCGGACCCGTTATGACCGCGAGTTAGCGGCTCAGGGTGTCGGCAACGCTATCTGCGGACTAATGGGTGCGTTGCCAATGGCAGGAGTAATTGTTCGCAGTTCGGCCAATGTTGATGCAGGTGCTCGAACCCGTTGGTCAGCAGTGTTTCACGGTGCATGGCTGCTGATATTTGCTCTCTTGTTTCCCCAATTGCTTCGAATGTTGCCTACGTCCGCTCTTGCCGCACTACTCGTGTTAACCGGCGTCAAACTGCTAGGGATTCGTGCGATTCGAGCGTTGTGGCAAGAAAGTCGGAGTGAGGGAATCATCTGTGTCGTCACGGCCTGTGCTGTGGTGACGCTGGACTTGCTCACAGGGGTATTAGTTGGAATCGGATTCTCTATCATAAAGTTAATTTATACGTTTTCCAGGCTTTCAATTTCCCATCGCTGCGACCCGGACGGTGATCGTAGAACGCTAGTGCTGGAAGGTTCGGCGACCTTCATCCGTCTGCCGAAGTTGGCGGCGGCATTGGAAGCAGTGCCGTCGGGTACAGTCCTGCACATCGACTTGAAAGGCTTGAGCTACATCGACCACGCCTGCTTCCAACACTTGATGGATTGGGAAAAGCAGCACCAAGCAACGGGCGGCGCACTCGTGCTGGATTGGGATACATTGCACGCAAGGTTTCACAGCTCCCCCCCGCGGCCGCCGCAGTCGTCTAATTTCCAACAGTTCGAGGACAACGTAGGCGGTGATGACTGCGAATGGTCGAGAGCGGCATAG
- a CDS encoding aspartyl/asparaginyl beta-hydroxylase domain-containing protein, giving the protein MKKLKLITVAKRGLPLVLAIYFLPWITLFYIICGLLDVIRNSDRSPNTFARYFFGNGVLTWMLSPMNLLFDLLSFPYWNKGVYRLNELPLEYQQELNDLANAINEADLCKRANAQMKDHKRLMLFYKWYGVNSEMIDDVPAFCQTFKFIRTIGVSAFRGHESTSRHFGPLRLTYRVLLNFGPVPQGASYIEVGRHTNYWRDCRLFIFDDTLIHQSFNQADSIRYCLFVDILRPSPWPNLMDCILRFIRFCLSNYNSVFYRNWDVVWNQAAKEVSEHSKLDDDI; this is encoded by the coding sequence ATGAAGAAATTGAAACTCATAACTGTTGCGAAGCGGGGACTTCCTCTTGTGCTGGCAATCTATTTTCTTCCTTGGATTACACTTTTCTATATCATTTGTGGTCTGCTAGATGTAATTAGAAATTCGGATCGTAGCCCTAACACTTTTGCCCGCTATTTTTTCGGTAATGGTGTCCTCACTTGGATGCTGTCGCCAATGAATTTGCTCTTTGATCTATTGTCGTTTCCGTATTGGAACAAAGGAGTATACCGACTTAACGAACTTCCACTGGAGTATCAGCAAGAGCTGAATGATTTGGCTAACGCAATCAATGAAGCTGACCTATGCAAACGCGCAAACGCTCAAATGAAGGATCATAAGCGCCTGATGCTGTTCTATAAGTGGTATGGGGTAAACAGCGAAATGATTGATGACGTCCCAGCTTTTTGTCAAACGTTTAAGTTCATCCGTACAATCGGCGTATCTGCTTTTCGGGGACACGAATCGACCTCTCGACATTTTGGTCCGCTACGGTTGACGTATCGAGTGCTGTTGAATTTTGGTCCGGTGCCGCAAGGAGCATCTTATATCGAGGTGGGGCGTCACACAAATTACTGGCGGGATTGTCGATTGTTCATTTTCGATGATACGTTGATTCACCAATCGTTTAATCAGGCTGATAGTATCCGATATTGCTTGTTCGTCGATATCCTGCGTCCTTCACCCTGGCCGAATTTGATGGATTGCATTTTGAGATTCATTAGGTTTTGCCTTTCGAATTATAATTCAGTCTTCTATAGAAACTGGGATGTCGTTTGGAATCAAGCCGCCAAGGAAGTTTCGGAACATAGCAAACTCGACGATGATATTTGA
- a CDS encoding PP2C family protein-serine/threonine phosphatase: protein MLPSFINKPPSRKNLRTIRFQLLLAVNVTLGAALAVLLLWQYEREMEEVVTEKRSGLNDEAIAIHAAAIHLIHDHGIRYVQSYINCVCQQMRSSTSPGHQIIVRLNGKVLQTNPHSPETTEIFSAIDSNTAQSIKWNNLDMLGLIVGHHTGDNISVFVSENRENVRRAIRRKVLIQLSILGILGLLATTVVNVVLLQIIGAPLNQLLKTVEKISAGDLEAEVPSFNSCEMNQLSSAINSMSQTLYENDRERRHQMEKARNIQQHLLPNGIQIPGLVTACVFEPADTVAGDYYDFLPLADGSWLICVADVIGHGVPAAMGAAMLKSLLMAASELPPYEPESLLQEVNQRFAATMLPGNFASMFLARWKPDTNEFSWASAGHLPGIMLEKSGRLDSLKSTGMLMGLDAGTVWDRQTTFLSTGDRILLFSDGVTETRNPNGELFGQERLTAWFSRCSVLSLQSTVMRIIEILIEWRGESTLSDDLTLVVLQCVANKNEISTIETDDNKSFATLNILTEMEINSQKSRMSDS, encoded by the coding sequence ATGTTACCGTCTTTCATAAACAAGCCACCAAGCAGGAAAAATCTACGAACGATTCGCTTTCAGCTACTACTGGCAGTGAATGTGACACTTGGTGCGGCCCTTGCGGTATTACTTTTATGGCAGTATGAACGCGAAATGGAAGAAGTTGTTACGGAAAAGCGTTCTGGTCTGAACGATGAAGCAATTGCTATTCACGCAGCAGCCATACATTTGATTCATGACCATGGTATTCGTTACGTTCAAAGTTATATCAACTGCGTCTGTCAACAGATGCGGAGTTCCACGTCTCCCGGTCATCAAATTATAGTTCGGCTGAACGGAAAAGTACTTCAGACAAATCCACACTCACCGGAAACAACAGAAATCTTTTCAGCAATTGATTCCAATACAGCACAGAGCATAAAGTGGAATAACCTTGATATGCTCGGGCTGATTGTTGGACATCATACGGGAGACAATATCAGTGTGTTCGTTTCCGAGAATCGAGAAAATGTGCGTCGTGCTATTCGTCGCAAGGTCCTGATACAGCTTTCCATCCTGGGAATATTAGGTCTGTTGGCAACCACTGTCGTCAACGTAGTTCTGTTGCAGATTATCGGGGCTCCACTGAATCAACTGTTAAAGACCGTCGAAAAAATTTCGGCTGGAGATCTTGAAGCGGAAGTTCCGTCATTCAATAGTTGTGAGATGAATCAGTTGTCGTCTGCCATTAATTCTATGAGCCAGACGTTGTATGAAAACGACCGCGAACGTCGACATCAAATGGAAAAGGCAAGAAATATCCAGCAGCATCTGCTTCCAAATGGTATTCAGATCCCAGGTCTAGTGACGGCATGTGTGTTTGAACCTGCTGATACTGTCGCAGGTGATTACTACGACTTTTTACCGTTGGCAGACGGTTCATGGTTGATTTGCGTGGCAGACGTTATTGGACATGGTGTTCCGGCAGCAATGGGGGCGGCCATGCTCAAATCACTGCTAATGGCCGCTTCTGAACTGCCACCATACGAACCTGAAAGTCTACTCCAAGAAGTTAATCAACGATTTGCTGCCACGATGTTGCCAGGTAACTTTGCATCGATGTTTCTCGCTCGTTGGAAACCGGATACCAATGAATTCTCGTGGGCAAGTGCAGGCCATCTTCCTGGAATAATGCTCGAAAAATCAGGACGTCTCGATTCATTAAAAAGCACTGGAATGCTAATGGGGTTGGACGCTGGTACTGTTTGGGACCGGCAAACTACTTTTCTGTCAACCGGAGACCGAATTCTACTCTTCAGTGATGGGGTGACCGAAACACGCAATCCGAACGGAGAACTCTTTGGCCAGGAACGACTAACGGCATGGTTTTCACGCTGCAGTGTACTTTCACTTCAGAGCACTGTGATGCGGATTATTGAAATCCTAATCGAGTGGCGAGGTGAGTCCACCCTGAGCGATGACCTAACACTTGTGGTACTCCAATGTGTAGCCAACAAGAACGAGATTTCGACGATCGAGACTGATGACAACAAGTCATTTGCAACACTAAACATTCTTACTGAAATGGAAATAAATTCACAAAAATCAAGGATGAGTGATTCATGA
- a CDS encoding LTA synthase family protein — protein sequence MTFQINPTNELREICPNSKVVVMTADNNKPQSGEGLIKKLTYSWSLWLGQYRITLEFIAMVLVLFTLLRVILVFTYVDWNSVATHELIQLSIIGLRFDLLVTFLYVMPQIIRHTFFYKTPSVSRLNRTFLHFEILFTVLFIPFLCVAEFLFFDEFQSRLNYIAFEYLVYPHEVFGNIWESYPIVLLFFGIFITAGSLFVIIRKRAQNVVDIPIPKSRRYGIFFMVVFTISILWSTISMSSTKYSQNRIVNQCSGNGLYSFVFYAWSCGFDYDEFYLTIDREEANQRVQQRIITSNDHRHEFSLNPVDRTVTVHRIQRDWNVVVILEESLGSDFVGILGDDRGLTPFFDKLSAEGILFDNFYATGNRTARALEAVLTSMPPIPTESILKRDHSDNVYTLAHVLAARGYNRVFIEGGHGIFDGMRSFMMSNGFERFIELKDYEAPTFTTAWGACDEDIFNRSLIECDDLSKRNNPFFMVVLTNSNHQPFTYPSGRIDLPSEAKNRTHAVKYSDWALGNFFQKAKLHEFYKNTLFVVMGDHGARVYGSQLFPMKSYRIPVLMILPSGNGGGIRCSTLASSLDITPTIMGQLGGTYRSVFFGRDALSIAPSSGYALMQHNHDLALLQSNQQMLVLSSQKKYELFRLDTETYSLTQQQERNTRLRRDAISFFQSAHHLYYQERWFPAETSVSEQSHEIHHTHNIPIWQHNKPTTGRKF from the coding sequence ATGACTTTTCAGATAAATCCGACCAATGAATTGCGTGAGATATGCCCAAACAGCAAGGTTGTCGTTATGACTGCGGACAACAACAAGCCACAGTCAGGAGAGGGATTAATTAAAAAACTGACATATTCCTGGTCACTCTGGTTGGGACAGTATCGCATTACGCTGGAATTCATTGCCATGGTTCTGGTCCTATTCACACTGTTAAGGGTTATTCTAGTTTTTACATATGTTGATTGGAATTCCGTAGCGACACACGAATTAATTCAATTAAGCATTATTGGATTACGGTTTGATTTACTTGTGACTTTCCTCTATGTGATGCCTCAAATCATTCGTCATACATTCTTTTATAAAACACCTTCAGTTAGTCGTTTGAATCGTACGTTTCTTCACTTTGAAATACTGTTTACAGTTTTGTTCATTCCCTTTCTATGCGTTGCAGAATTCCTGTTTTTTGATGAATTTCAATCACGTCTAAATTACATCGCTTTTGAGTATTTGGTTTATCCACATGAAGTGTTCGGCAATATTTGGGAATCATATCCCATCGTATTATTGTTCTTCGGCATCTTCATCACTGCTGGTAGCCTGTTTGTGATTATCCGAAAGCGAGCACAGAATGTAGTCGACATACCCATTCCGAAGAGTCGTCGATATGGAATATTCTTTATGGTCGTTTTCACGATCAGTATCCTGTGGTCTACAATAAGTATGAGTAGTACCAAATATTCTCAAAACCGGATTGTTAACCAGTGCTCCGGAAATGGGCTTTACAGTTTTGTGTTCTATGCCTGGTCGTGTGGTTTCGATTATGATGAGTTCTACCTTACCATCGATCGAGAAGAAGCCAATCAGCGTGTTCAGCAGCGCATCATTACTTCAAACGACCATCGACACGAATTTTCACTTAATCCGGTAGACCGAACAGTAACTGTGCACAGAATTCAACGTGATTGGAATGTCGTTGTGATTCTTGAAGAGAGTTTGGGCTCTGATTTCGTAGGTATTTTGGGCGATGATCGCGGGCTCACTCCTTTCTTTGACAAACTATCTGCTGAAGGTATCTTGTTCGATAATTTCTACGCCACAGGTAACAGGACGGCTCGTGCACTAGAGGCTGTTCTAACTTCAATGCCCCCGATTCCTACAGAATCCATCTTGAAACGTGACCACTCAGATAATGTCTACACTCTGGCTCATGTACTAGCAGCACGTGGATATAATAGGGTGTTTATTGAAGGTGGACATGGAATCTTCGATGGAATGCGCTCATTCATGATGTCCAATGGATTTGAGAGGTTTATTGAACTGAAAGACTATGAAGCCCCTACCTTTACAACGGCTTGGGGGGCCTGTGATGAAGACATCTTCAACCGATCACTTATTGAATGTGATGATCTGAGCAAACGCAATAATCCCTTTTTTATGGTTGTTCTCACCAATTCGAATCATCAACCATTCACATATCCCAGTGGTCGAATCGATTTGCCCTCCGAAGCGAAAAACAGGACACATGCGGTGAAGTACTCAGATTGGGCATTAGGGAATTTCTTTCAGAAAGCAAAATTACATGAATTCTATAAGAACACATTATTCGTTGTGATGGGAGATCACGGTGCCCGTGTGTACGGAAGCCAATTGTTCCCGATGAAGTCATATCGAATTCCAGTTCTTATGATTTTGCCAAGTGGTAATGGTGGGGGAATACGATGCTCGACGTTAGCTTCATCTCTTGATATTACACCAACAATTATGGGACAACTCGGTGGGACGTATCGATCCGTCTTTTTCGGACGCGATGCTCTAAGCATAGCTCCGTCATCCGGTTATGCGTTGATGCAACACAATCATGACTTGGCACTCCTTCAAAGTAATCAACAGATGCTGGTCCTTAGTAGCCAGAAGAAGTATGAGTTATTTCGCTTAGACACCGAGACATACTCTCTAACTCAACAACAGGAAAGGAATACCAGGCTTCGCAGGGATGCGATTAGTTTTTTCCAATCAGCACATCACTTGTACTACCAAGAACGTTGGTTTCCAGCTGAGACATCCGTTTCTGAGCAATCTCACGAGATACACCATACGCACAACATCCCGATCTGGCAGCATAACAAGCCAACGACAGGTAGAAAGTTTTGA